The window ATCGAAGGTTTTTACAATTGCAAAAGGATTCATTCTACTTTGGGATATTTATCACCAGCAGAATATGAATCTGTCAAACGGAAGAAAATTGCTTAGTCACGTGTCCATTTTTTCGGGGCAATTCCAAATTTTTCAGCACTCTCATTCAAAGTCCGCTTTCGGTAAACTTCCTTGTATTGTTCTGGTGTTAATACCTTTTTTGCAATATTGCGTATAGTTTGCCTTGATTCATATTGTCTTTTAAATGTCTTTGTAAGGCTTTTTTCATCCTTGTAGAACAATATTGTTTCTTGGTCGCCTTTTGTATTCTTTTTTGATTTATTAAGTTTTTCTATTATCCCAAATAGAAGGGGGAGCAAGAATTTGTGCCCCTCTGCATTGGCTTTATTTGCAATTTCAGTCCAAGCATATAAATACCTCTGTAGTTCTTTAGTTCCCGCATCCGTAAGGCTTTCTTTGGTGATTAGAGCGATTATATGCCTGTATAGTTTTATAGCCTTTTCCTGGCTTTCCATTGTTTCTGCAACCTCCTTTGCTTGGTCTAATATTTTATCAGCCTGCCGGCGAGTTGTAACACTCTTTAAAAGATCTTTTTTTCACATCGGAAACATTCAAACCGTCAACAATGCGATTAAAATCTTCCTTTGCCTTTTCAAGGCGCGCTGTTTCCGCTTGGTGGAGTTCAACTAAAGTCTGAAGCTGTTTTTTTGAAGGTCCCATTTGCTTCCTTTCGCCTGAAAGCTGTTTCGCGGTGAGAAGAAGGGAAGCCCGGCGCGAATTTTCGGGTTATCGGTGATCAGCCTATCCCTGTTTAAATTTACATTTTTCAAAAAGGCATTCTGAAAGTTTGCACAGGGATTGGGTTATGGTTGGCAGAGACCTGAAAACAGCAATGGAGAAAATTGAGCAAGAAATCCATGGTTAGTAAAAATCATCTTCAGGAAAAAACCAAACCAGTTCACAAGCTGCTATAAGCGCTGTAATCAACGGTAATACTGTAGGTGGATCAATCCTCACAGGATTTCCGCTTGCGGTAATCACACTTTCATTTATTCGCGGCCGGAAACTCGATTAACTATGAGTTACCTCCCAAAACTCAATCTTAAAACTTCCTCTCTTTCCTCTTTTCTCACCTTCAGAAGTAATACTCCAGCACTCATCTCTGATTTAAAGGTGAAATTGTAATTTCCGGATTTTAATTGTCCGTTACAGAGATTCTTTACCAGTCGCCCACTGAGATTAAAAAGTCCTATTTTATACAAACCATCAGAAAGTACATTGAGCCTGATATTGTTTTTATCCAGAACAGCCGAAATCAACCTGTTTGTACCCCTTGATGGTTTCGAAACGGTTCTGATTCCGGTATTATCGGTTTTGATAGAGATATTATCAAAGTAAAAAATTGTACTCCTGTTCGCCCCGCCCAGATCAAAGGAGAGACGGGCAGATGGTGTTGAGGCGGAATCCATTACAAATGGAATTGTAAATGTCTGAAATTCATTTGAAAGGCCGATCTTCCTTGACACATTTCCGAAAGTACCGCTGCTTCCCAGGAACAGGTTAAAAGAATCACTGCTCTCTGATCTGGCATCAAAGGAAAGGACATATGCCTTTCCCTTAACAAGTGGTATGTTGCCCTGAAAAAACTGTACGTTCCATTCATATGGACCGCCATTTACCACTGTATATTTGAGTATACCATTTTCAATCACCTGTGTTCCCTCTGCAGAGTTATCCTCACTCCAGGTGCTGAATGTCCATCCGGTTTTGCCCTCCGAAAAATCGCCATTGACAAGCAGCTCCTCTGCAGAAACAAAAAGGGCTCTGATATCAAGATCCCTGTTTACTGTAACCCTGATAGTGGATGTCTTTGAACTGTCATCACCGCTCCATCCCGCAAAGGTCCAGCCGCTTCTGGCAGTGGCAGTAAGAGTTACCTCTGTTCCCTCTGCAATACGGATACTTTCAATTGAACGCGTTACGGTGCCTCCTCCGACTGCACTTGTAAGCAGAGTATAATAATTCAGCCGGGGCAGCACAGTGATTGAATCTGTTGAGAGGACAAAATGTAACATGCTGTATCCCGGAAGTGTATATGTAAAGGAGTTTTCCGTTATTAAGGATACATTGTTTTTAGGATTTATTGCCGTATCTCCTTTTGCCAGACCGTATACAACACCCGAGAGGTATTTTTTTGTCCCCTCAATTTTAAGAGATGCAGGAGTGTCGGTTGCTTTTTTATTGATGATAATAACATGCAGAAACTTTTCGTTTCCTGATTCCACTGACGAATAGATTGAGTATCTAGTGGAATCAGCGTTTACTGAAGGCACAAGCATATCTCCGAAACCGTTCATATAACCATCTATGTTTCTGAATAGTTTAAAAGCCTGAGCAAGAAAATTTACAGGGGCTACATGAAGATTCGCCGTATAGATACCCTCTCGTGCGAAGATTCCCAGAACATCTGCAAGTGCAAGTCCCCCGGACCAGTGATTTGATGCGCCATAGCTGTATTCAGTAACGGCAAGTTTCGTTTCTGGATACCACTGATCTATGGATCTCTTTACTCTTGGCAGCAGATTAAGAGGGTTACCTGAGTTAAGATCCATTATCCAGCTATCTTCTTTGTAATCAGGGTCCCATAAGGATCTGGGCGCCTGGAGTCTTGCCTCTATCGCACCTGATGTTGTATCGTCTCCGGTGATCCGTTTTCCGTCACCTCTTGCTTCAGGGTACCAGTGAATCGCCAGGACATCGAGCAGTCTTAAACCAGCAGCATCTGACTTCTTTTTCATTTCTCCAAGGTATGCCGATATTGCCCAGTCGTAAGTAGAACTGAACAGACCCCAGTCTACTGCATCTGTGAAATCGTGCATTTCCCAGTACCCCCAGGATTCCAGGCCGAAAATCTCAGCAGTAGGATCAACCGCTTTTACTGCGGAGGCAAGAGAGGCTGACTTGTCGATGATCTGCTGTGCGGTCACTTTGACAGGGAAGATTCTGGGATGAGTGTTGTTCCACAATCCCGGTTCATTGTCCAGGCAGAAGGCTTTAACTCCACCCTGAGATGCTGTACCATACAGTTGAACCAGATTGTATATGCATTCATCAATATATACAAAGTAATCTGTTAAGTCCGGGCTGAGTGAAAAAGATGATCCCTTCCTGAATACCACTTCTTTCCATCTGGATGAAGGGGCAGCTTCGTTTTCTGAAACCGGCCCATCTGTATCCGCTGCAACAAAACCAGCCATCGGCAGTTGAATGATCGGGAAACGCCCATTTGAGCGGGTGTATTCAAAAAATGTTCGCAGTGTGCCAAGTGGTTCAGCCGGTGCTGTAAGCGGGTTACTTGTCAGCCAGTTATCACTGTTATGCTGCCAGTCGGCCCCGGCACTGGATGCATTATTTTCCCAGTTATAACCTGTCAGACGGTTTCCACCCAGGCGATCTGAGGTCAGGTTGAGATCAGTTAGCGAGGAATATATAGCAGGACTTTGTGCAACAGCATTGATTCCGTAAATGTATGGGCTGATGGCTTTAGATGGACCTTCAGGAAATACCTTAAATTGGAGTTCTTGTGCTGAAATGTAGATCGGTAAAAGGGAGAATAAATAAAGAATTGCTTTGATCCTGCTGTAGCTGTTTACCATACGTTGTCCTTTCCAGAATTATCAGGATTTATAAATGGTTTTGTTTATCAAGGAATACTGTTCACAAATCATCAGATAATTAATAGACATAAAAAAATCGGTACAGGTTAATATAAACAAATTTTTCCAGAAAAAAGGCTTTTTTTCTGGAAAAAGTCACTGATAGGTGGGAAAACTGTTCACAATTTAAATGAATATTATTGAAATTAAGTATACAATGAATAATTTTATATTCGTTCAACAGTCAAAGGCAGATTTGTTAAAAAGGGTTATTTCGATAAATAAATCAGGGTGGTTTTAGATATTGCTGCTTATGTGTGATTGGAAAGCTACGTGTCTGCTGGAAATAAAGTTTAGTGTTCACTTTCATATTAAATAAATTATTTAGAAATTTGATAAAACTTACAAAGAGCCTGCATTTGCGGAATATATAGTTGCAAAATGAATGATATATGTTCACAAAAATATTGGTAAGAACAGGTTTACTGGTGTATATTATTAAAAGCTTTTATCTGTTTCAAGTACCGTCATGAAAGAGAAAATGTCCCGTATCTCCATATTTGACTACCTGGATTATCGTCTGTTCCTTAAAGATGCATTTGCGCGGCTAAAGGAGGAAGATCCCTCTTGTACTTATCGAAAGATTGCATCCAGGCTTGGGCTGGGATCAATCGGGCACATAACATGGATTCTCCAGGGGAAAAGAAATCTTACTCTCAAAAAAGCCGGCAGATTTGCAGAACTGTTGAATCTCAATAATAAAGAGGAAGAATATCTCAAAGCTCTGATATCCTATACTAACACCAGATCACATGCAGAAAAAATAGAATCGTTTGAAAGAATTGCCTCTGCCCAGAAATCCCAGAAACGGATTGTCAATAAAGAGCAATACGAGTACTGGAGCAAATGGTACTATTCGGCTATGAGGGAATTGGTTGCAATTCACAAAATATCAAGTGATTATAAAGAAGCTGCCAGATTGCTTATACCCAGGATTACACCTGCTGAAGCTGAAAAAGCGTTAAAACTTCTTGAACGACTGGGCTTTATAGTCCTTGATAAACGCGGCTATTACAGGCGGGTGGATAAGGTATTGACTATAAATGCCGAGTGGGGTGTACTTGCTGTACGTCAGCATCAGATTGAGATGCTTGAACTTGCAAAACATGGACTTGAAGAGATCCCCAGAGAAGATCGGGATATCTCTTCCATAACCATGAGTATGTCAAGAGAAAGGTTTGAACAGGTAAGATTGATGATGCAGGAATTCAGGGAGCAGCTAATTACTCTTGCCCGTACGGATCCCCACCCGCAGAGGGTTTATCAGGTCGGGCTTCAGGTGTTCCCTTTATCAAAGATGCCGGAGGACTGATGAAGTACAGGACAGTATTTTGCTTTATGATAATTTTTGCTATTTCAATTTTTTTATTCCGGTGCTCTTCTCTGGCAGTAAATGAAGGAGGAGGAGCAACGGAAACGGTCAATGCAAGAGTGATCACTCCCTCAGGAATTCCTGACTCAGGTGTTTCAGTATACCTTATCGATGCTGGGAACTGGGTAGAGAAGAGGCGTCTTGATCTGCCGGTTGTGATTGACAGTGCCATAACGAACAGAGACGGGTTCTTCACTTTAAAGTACGATTCAGGTACTGTCTGCAATCTTCAGGCTGATGGAAGAGATGGGGCTGCTTTCATACCTGGTTTCAAGGCAGATTACGATTCCATATTGGTAATAAGACTTAAGCAGAAAGCTACTCTTAACGGCAGGATCGATTCTTCAGGGCTCCGTATAAGCAGAGCCGAGATATTCGGCACACTCTACTCTATCTCTGTTCAGGGGCAGGATTTCACTGTTCCCGGAATTGCACCGGGAGATTATCCGATTCTTTTCAGGACACAAGACAATATCTATGCCGGATACAGCTTTGCTTCAATTGATGAGGGCCAGACTGAGCAGATCAGTTTCAGTTTCAGCGCAGAAACAGTTCTGGTTGATGATTTCGAAAGTGCATCTGAATTCTACGGGCTTTCCAGGATGGGGAAAATGACAGGAGGAGACTGGTACAGCTATTGTGATACTGTCAAGTCTTCACAGATACATTCTGCGCTGACTGCAGTTGTTGAGGATGGATCTGGATTTTCTGGAGGAAAATGCTTGCGTGCTGACGCAGTTCTTGGCAATTCAGAAGAAATTGCCGCCTTTGCGGGAGTAGGGGTAAATATCGGCACCGCAGGCAGAAGTTATGACTTCAGCAATGTAAAGTCATTCTCCTTTTTTGCCCGGGGAAACTGCAGTATCAGATTCAGTGCTGAAAGCAGGGTTATTGATGATCTTGGAGGGGGACAATTACATTTTGGCAAAGAGATTCAATTGACAGACACCTGGACTGAGTATGTAATACCTGTAAGTGAACTGCTTGTACCGGTGTGGTCAGAGGTGATTAATCAGGGTATTACCTGGGATGATGCAAAAAAGTCTATTCTACGCTTAGAGTTTGATTTTCCTGTGAGTCTCAATGTCTCCGGTGACACACTTACTCTTCAACTTGATAACCTGTACATAAACGGTGTCGGCATAGGAAATATACTTCCTTAGAGGAAAAAACTGTACCGGCACATGGTATTCTTATACTTCAGTTTATGTCAAATGGCACTGCCGGGTATCAACACTATTTTTCCAATACCCACTTCTTTACATCCCGCTTTTCCCTTGTTTTCCCCACTACAAGATAAACACCCGGACCAACCTTTCCCCGGGTCCTTATCCTATTCAGGTCTGAACCGGTTGACATTGAATTGCCGGAGAAACGGGTGATAATTCTGCCCTTAATGTCGCAGATTATGAATTCTTCAACCGGTTTTGCTGATGTAAAAGTGATGCTCTTTCTTCGGGATCTGTCAGATACCGATGACGAAACCTGGGAAAGTGAATCATCGATCATATAATAAACAGAATCGGAACCTGTGACAATGCAGGGGCGGGCGCGGAAAGAAGGTCCTTTTACCACAGATGCAATCTCCTCTGCTGTCCAGGTTGTCTCAGGAATCAAACTGCCAAACCGCCAGTTCTTAATGGAACTATCGCTTACGT of the Fibrobacter sp. genome contains:
- a CDS encoding TIGR02147 family protein: MKEKMSRISIFDYLDYRLFLKDAFARLKEEDPSCTYRKIASRLGLGSIGHITWILQGKRNLTLKKAGRFAELLNLNNKEEEYLKALISYTNTRSHAEKIESFERIASAQKSQKRIVNKEQYEYWSKWYYSAMRELVAIHKISSDYKEAARLLIPRITPAEAEKALKLLERLGFIVLDKRGYYRRVDKVLTINAEWGVLAVRQHQIEMLELAKHGLEEIPREDRDISSITMSMSRERFEQVRLMMQEFREQLITLARTDPHPQRVYQVGLQVFPLSKMPED